From Mastacembelus armatus chromosome 13, fMasArm1.2, whole genome shotgun sequence, one genomic window encodes:
- the stard13b gene encoding stAR-related lipid transfer protein 13 isoform X2 codes for MFCEVPESTGSEFLGSMTPETQDIYLRMDHLRRRSGYRLGRIIARQQLLKKIAGEIEAKEACDWLRAAGFPQYAQLFEDSQFPIDITPVKRDHDFLDKDLVEPLCRRLNTLNKCASMKLEVNLPKKKSEDSDEEDLFALSDKWTFERSSKRWSRLQNTDSLQVNHRKRQPSRDGVPLRTTTSSESVLTDLSEPEVSSLHSESSGGSGHRGLSTEDSDCSNRTCSDFAAMPDSTSLTMPHIPKEIGHYASLPDKNSKTSCTRAKDFLKRMETLHSGTLGRGHKMLVIGSPVLQQEGQALKTLHCVEIINGNGGTTEPLSNKVLLSHSSSEGSSHSSGSATSTPSLKERKPHRADYKRSGMYLEDIDIFSDSQVNKVAEQNRKNEYCSYEDLVVHIPKDHKPGTFPKALSIESLSPASGVSINWHTGSMHLDSSVISHRKESRPVTQCCSRGSRISVYDNVPGSHLYASTGDLMDLEKEDLFPHLDDILMHVSGLQQIVDHWSKNVLPGGDGIVQVDSDREDTVGLQSSSQITLDFERNSVTGSQITPSEEDRDRLSLTEKESTKLRERRDSGVGASLTRPNRVRWPSFQISNRLSHSVASLQITNQSAGQLSVLQKFSLLRLTAIMEKYSMSSKHGWTWSVPKFMKRMKVPDYKDKNVFGVPLIVHVQRSGQPLPLGLQQALRYLRSQCLDQVGLFRKSGVKSRIQALRQMNENSPDDVNYEDQSAYDVADMVKQFFRDLPEPLLTSKLGETFLHIYQYVPKDLRLQAVQAAIMLMSDENREVLQTLLCFLSDVTSSVEENQMTPMNLAVCLAPSLFHLNILKKDNLSPRAMQKKYTTGRPDQKDLNENLAATQGLARMIIECNRLFEIPHEMITQSRNSYVEADLHAPTIDELCKQLEDDDGTYQTHMELRLQNLLKEAREKSKYWVSCSSSDNTELYYKKVGDGNPLRRWRVSVEVEAPPSVVLNRVLRERHLWDVDLLQWKVCETLDKQTEVFQYVLSHMPPHPSRNFVVLRSWRTDLPKGACSLVCVSIEHEDCPSVGGVRAIVLESNYLLEPCGSGKSRLTHICRLDLKGRTPDWYNKAFGHLCAAEAARIRNSFHPLVTDGPETKI; via the exons ATGTTTTGTGAGGTTCCTGAGTCCACAGGCAGTGAGTTTCTGGGGAGTATGACCCCAGAGACTCAGGATATCTACCTGAGAATGGACCATCTCCGTAGACGCTCAGGGTACAGGCTGGGCAGGATCATTGCTCGACAGCAACTACTCAAGAAGATTGCTGGAG AAATTGAAGCGAAAGAGGCGTGTGACTGGCTGCGGGCAGCAGGATTTCCCCAGTATGCTCAGCTCTTTGAAG ATTCTCAGTTCCCCATTGACATCACTCCTGTGAAAAGAGATCATGACTTTCTGGATAAAGATCTAGTGGAACCTCTGTGCAG GAGACTCAACACCTTGAACAAATGTGCCTCTATGAAACTTGAAGTAAACCTTCCGAAGAAGAAA AGTGAAGACTCTGATGAAGAAGACCTGTTTGCTCTCAGTGACAAATGGACTTTTGAGAGGAGCAGCAAGCGTTGGTCCAGGTTACAGAACACTGACTCTCTGCAGGTAAACCACAGAAAGAGGCAGCCCTCCAGGGATGGCGTGCCTCTGAGAACCACCACCAGCAGTGAGAGTGTTCTGACAGACCTGAGTGAGCCAGAGGTCTCATCTTTGCACAGTGAGAGCAGTGGGGGTAGTGGTCATAGGGGCCTCAGCACAGAGGACTCTGACTGCTCCAACCGCACCTGCTCAGATTTTGCAGCAATGCCTGACTCTACATCTCTCACAATGCCTCATATCCCCAAGGAAATTGGTCACTATGCCTCACTACCTGATAAGAACAGCAAAACAAGCTGCACCCGTGCCAAAGACTTCCTTAAGCGGATGGAGACACTGCACTCCGGAACTCTGGGACGGGGTCATAAAATGTTGGTTATTGGCTCTCCAGTGCTCCAGCAGGAGGGACAGGCTTTAAAGACACTGCACTGTGTTGAGATCATAAATGGAAATGGTGGGACAACAGAACCACTGTCCAATAAAGTTCTGCTGTCCCATTCCAGTAGCGAGGGTAGCAGCCATTCTAGTGGCAGCGCTACCAGCACACCCAGCCTGAAAGAGCGTAAGCCTCATCGGGCTGACTACAAGCGCAGTGGCATGTATTTGGAGGACATAGACATCTTCTCAGATAGTCAAGTGAATAAAGTTGCAGAACAAAATCGCAAAAATGAATACTGCTCCTATGAAGACTTGGTGGTCCACATTCCCAAAGACCACAAGCCAGGAACCTTCCCTAAAGCATTGTCCATAGAGAGCCTTTCCCCAGCTAGTGGTGTCTCTATTAATTGGCACACTGGCAGCATGCACCTGGACTCCTCAGtaatttcacacagaaaggaatCCAGGCCTGTTACCCAGTGCTGTTCCAGAGGTAGCCGCATCAGTGTGTATGATAATGTTCCTGGCTCACATCTGTATGCGAGTACTGGAGACCTAATGGACCTGGAGAAAGAGGATCTGTTTCCCCACCTGGATGACATCTTGATGCATGTCAGTGGTCTACAGCAGATAGTGGATCATTGGTCAAAGAATGTGTTGCCTGGAGGAGACGGGATAGTGCAGGTCGACAGTGATAGGGAAGATACAGTAGGCCTTCAGTCCTCAAGTCAAATCACACTGGACTTTGAGAGAAATTCTGTCACAGGAAGCCAAATAACACCCAGTGAGGAGGACAGGGACAGACTGTCACTTACTGAGAAAGAATCTACCAAGCTCAGGGAAAGAAGGGACTCAGGAGTAGGTGCTTCACTCACAAGACCCAATCG AGTACGATGGCCCAGCTTCCAAATATCTAATCGCTTAAGTCATTCAGTGGCATCGCTGCAGATTACCAACCAGTCAGCAGGCCAACTAAGTGTGTTGCAGAAGTTTTCTTTGCTGCGCCTTACTGCAATCATGGAGAAGTACTCCATGTCCAGCAAGCATGGCTGGACTTG GTCTGTGCCAAAGTTCATGAAAAGAATGAAGGTACCAGACTATAAGGATAAGAACGTGTTCGGTGTGCCTCTCATAGTGCACGTGCAGCGTTCTGGACAACCTCTGCCCCTCGGCCTGCAGCAAGCCCTGCGCTACCTTAGGAGTCAGTGTCTTGACCAG GTGGGTCTCTTTCGTAAATCAGGGGTGAAGTCTCGAATTCAAGCTCTCAGGCAAATGAATGAGAACTCTCCAGACGATGTGAACTATGAGGATCAATCTGCCTATGATGTGGCGGACATGGTGAAGCAATTCTTCAGGGATTTACCTGAGCCTCTGCTGACCAGCAAGCTGGGGGAGACTTTCCTCCATATCTACCAAT ATGTGCCAAAGGACCTAAGGTTACAAGCTGTGCAGGCAGCCATTATGTTGATGTCAGATGAAAACCGAGAGGTGCTGCAGACACTGCTCTGCTTTCTAAGTGATGTCACTTCCTCTGTGGAGGAGAACCAGATGACACCCATGAACTTAGCTGTATGCCTGGCCCCATCCCTCTTCCATCTCAATATTCTAAAGAAAGACAATCTCTCACCAAG GGCCATGCAAAAGAAGTATACCACTGGCAGACCTGACCAGAAGGATCTGAATGAAAACCTTGCAGCAACACAGGGTCTTGCTCGTATGATCATAGAGTGCAACCGTCTCTTTGAG ATCCCTCATGAGATGATTACTCAGTCACGTAATTCATACGTGGAAGCTGACTTGCATGCGCCAACAATTGATGAGCTGTGCAAGCAGCTGGAAGATGATGATGGAACATACCAAACACATATGGAGCTGAGACTTCAGAACCTGCTTAAAGAGGCCCGGGAAAAGTCCAAATACTGGGTGTCATGTAGCAGTTCTGATAACACAGAGCTCTACTATAAGAAG GTGGGAGATGGGAACCCTCTAAGACGGTGGAGAGTGTCTGTGGAGGTGGAAGCTCCACCATCTGTAGTTTTGAACCGCGTGCTGCGAGAGCGCCACTTGTGGGATGTGGACCTGCTGCAGTGGAAAGTGTGTGAAACACTGGACAAGCAGACTGAGGTGTTTCAGTATGTCCTCAGTCACATGCCCCCTCATCCCAGCAGGAACTTTGTAGTACTCAG GTCATGGAGGACAGATTTGCCGAAAGGTGCATGTTCCCTGGTTTGTGTGTCCATAGAGCATGAGGATTGTCCTTCTGTTGGAGGGGTACGAGCTATTGTCCTGGAATCCAACTACCTGCTTGAGCCCTGTGGCTCTGGAAAGTCCAGACTAACTCACATCTGCAGATTGGACTTAAA AGGTAGGACTCCAGATTGGTACAACAAAGCCTTTGGTCACCTTTGTGCAGCGGAAGCTGCCCGGATCCGTAACTCCTTTCATCCACTCGTCACAGATGGCCCAGAGACCAAAATCTGA
- the stard13b gene encoding stAR-related lipid transfer protein 13 isoform X3 produces the protein MTSKRNSAKLNLRRRSFSEQLRSSTSKAWDLLWKSVRERRLAEIEAKEACDWLRAAGFPQYAQLFEDSQFPIDITPVKRDHDFLDKDLVEPLCRRLNTLNKCASMKLEVNLPKKKSEDSDEEDLFALSDKWTFERSSKRWSRLQNTDSLQVNHRKRQPSRDGVPLRTTTSSESVLTDLSEPEVSSLHSESSGGSGHRGLSTEDSDCSNRTCSDFAAMPDSTSLTMPHIPKEIGHYASLPDKNSKTSCTRAKDFLKRMETLHSGTLGRGHKMLVIGSPVLQQEGQALKTLHCVEIINGNGGTTEPLSNKVLLSHSSSEGSSHSSGSATSTPSLKERKPHRADYKRSGMYLEDIDIFSDSQVNKVAEQNRKNEYCSYEDLVVHIPKDHKPGTFPKALSIESLSPASGVSINWHTGSMHLDSSVISHRKESRPVTQCCSRGSRISVYDNVPGSHLYASTGDLMDLEKEDLFPHLDDILMHVSGLQQIVDHWSKNVLPGGDGIVQVDSDREDTVGLQSSSQITLDFERNSVTGSQITPSEEDRDRLSLTEKESTKLRERRDSGVGASLTRPNRVRWPSFQISNRLSHSVASLQITNQSAGQLSVLQKFSLLRLTAIMEKYSMSSKHGWTWSVPKFMKRMKVPDYKDKNVFGVPLIVHVQRSGQPLPLGLQQALRYLRSQCLDQVGLFRKSGVKSRIQALRQMNENSPDDVNYEDQSAYDVADMVKQFFRDLPEPLLTSKLGETFLHIYQYVPKDLRLQAVQAAIMLMSDENREVLQTLLCFLSDVTSSVEENQMTPMNLAVCLAPSLFHLNILKKDNLSPRAMQKKYTTGRPDQKDLNENLAATQGLARMIIECNRLFEIPHEMITQSRNSYVEADLHAPTIDELCKQLEDDDGTYQTHMELRLQNLLKEAREKSKYWVSCSSSDNTELYYKKVGDGNPLRRWRVSVEVEAPPSVVLNRVLRERHLWDVDLLQWKVCETLDKQTEVFQYVLSHMPPHPSRNFVVLRSWRTDLPKGACSLVCVSIEHEDCPSVGGVRAIVLESNYLLEPCGSGKSRLTHICRLDLKGRTPDWYNKAFGHLCAAEAARIRNSFHPLVTDGPETKI, from the exons ATGACATCTAAAAGAAACTCAGCGAAACTGAACCTGCGGCGGCGGTCATTCAGCGAGCAGCTGCGGAGCTCCACATCCAAAGCCTGGGACTTACTCTGGAAGAGTGTCAGAGAGCGGAGACTGGCAG AAATTGAAGCGAAAGAGGCGTGTGACTGGCTGCGGGCAGCAGGATTTCCCCAGTATGCTCAGCTCTTTGAAG ATTCTCAGTTCCCCATTGACATCACTCCTGTGAAAAGAGATCATGACTTTCTGGATAAAGATCTAGTGGAACCTCTGTGCAG GAGACTCAACACCTTGAACAAATGTGCCTCTATGAAACTTGAAGTAAACCTTCCGAAGAAGAAA AGTGAAGACTCTGATGAAGAAGACCTGTTTGCTCTCAGTGACAAATGGACTTTTGAGAGGAGCAGCAAGCGTTGGTCCAGGTTACAGAACACTGACTCTCTGCAGGTAAACCACAGAAAGAGGCAGCCCTCCAGGGATGGCGTGCCTCTGAGAACCACCACCAGCAGTGAGAGTGTTCTGACAGACCTGAGTGAGCCAGAGGTCTCATCTTTGCACAGTGAGAGCAGTGGGGGTAGTGGTCATAGGGGCCTCAGCACAGAGGACTCTGACTGCTCCAACCGCACCTGCTCAGATTTTGCAGCAATGCCTGACTCTACATCTCTCACAATGCCTCATATCCCCAAGGAAATTGGTCACTATGCCTCACTACCTGATAAGAACAGCAAAACAAGCTGCACCCGTGCCAAAGACTTCCTTAAGCGGATGGAGACACTGCACTCCGGAACTCTGGGACGGGGTCATAAAATGTTGGTTATTGGCTCTCCAGTGCTCCAGCAGGAGGGACAGGCTTTAAAGACACTGCACTGTGTTGAGATCATAAATGGAAATGGTGGGACAACAGAACCACTGTCCAATAAAGTTCTGCTGTCCCATTCCAGTAGCGAGGGTAGCAGCCATTCTAGTGGCAGCGCTACCAGCACACCCAGCCTGAAAGAGCGTAAGCCTCATCGGGCTGACTACAAGCGCAGTGGCATGTATTTGGAGGACATAGACATCTTCTCAGATAGTCAAGTGAATAAAGTTGCAGAACAAAATCGCAAAAATGAATACTGCTCCTATGAAGACTTGGTGGTCCACATTCCCAAAGACCACAAGCCAGGAACCTTCCCTAAAGCATTGTCCATAGAGAGCCTTTCCCCAGCTAGTGGTGTCTCTATTAATTGGCACACTGGCAGCATGCACCTGGACTCCTCAGtaatttcacacagaaaggaatCCAGGCCTGTTACCCAGTGCTGTTCCAGAGGTAGCCGCATCAGTGTGTATGATAATGTTCCTGGCTCACATCTGTATGCGAGTACTGGAGACCTAATGGACCTGGAGAAAGAGGATCTGTTTCCCCACCTGGATGACATCTTGATGCATGTCAGTGGTCTACAGCAGATAGTGGATCATTGGTCAAAGAATGTGTTGCCTGGAGGAGACGGGATAGTGCAGGTCGACAGTGATAGGGAAGATACAGTAGGCCTTCAGTCCTCAAGTCAAATCACACTGGACTTTGAGAGAAATTCTGTCACAGGAAGCCAAATAACACCCAGTGAGGAGGACAGGGACAGACTGTCACTTACTGAGAAAGAATCTACCAAGCTCAGGGAAAGAAGGGACTCAGGAGTAGGTGCTTCACTCACAAGACCCAATCG AGTACGATGGCCCAGCTTCCAAATATCTAATCGCTTAAGTCATTCAGTGGCATCGCTGCAGATTACCAACCAGTCAGCAGGCCAACTAAGTGTGTTGCAGAAGTTTTCTTTGCTGCGCCTTACTGCAATCATGGAGAAGTACTCCATGTCCAGCAAGCATGGCTGGACTTG GTCTGTGCCAAAGTTCATGAAAAGAATGAAGGTACCAGACTATAAGGATAAGAACGTGTTCGGTGTGCCTCTCATAGTGCACGTGCAGCGTTCTGGACAACCTCTGCCCCTCGGCCTGCAGCAAGCCCTGCGCTACCTTAGGAGTCAGTGTCTTGACCAG GTGGGTCTCTTTCGTAAATCAGGGGTGAAGTCTCGAATTCAAGCTCTCAGGCAAATGAATGAGAACTCTCCAGACGATGTGAACTATGAGGATCAATCTGCCTATGATGTGGCGGACATGGTGAAGCAATTCTTCAGGGATTTACCTGAGCCTCTGCTGACCAGCAAGCTGGGGGAGACTTTCCTCCATATCTACCAAT ATGTGCCAAAGGACCTAAGGTTACAAGCTGTGCAGGCAGCCATTATGTTGATGTCAGATGAAAACCGAGAGGTGCTGCAGACACTGCTCTGCTTTCTAAGTGATGTCACTTCCTCTGTGGAGGAGAACCAGATGACACCCATGAACTTAGCTGTATGCCTGGCCCCATCCCTCTTCCATCTCAATATTCTAAAGAAAGACAATCTCTCACCAAG GGCCATGCAAAAGAAGTATACCACTGGCAGACCTGACCAGAAGGATCTGAATGAAAACCTTGCAGCAACACAGGGTCTTGCTCGTATGATCATAGAGTGCAACCGTCTCTTTGAG ATCCCTCATGAGATGATTACTCAGTCACGTAATTCATACGTGGAAGCTGACTTGCATGCGCCAACAATTGATGAGCTGTGCAAGCAGCTGGAAGATGATGATGGAACATACCAAACACATATGGAGCTGAGACTTCAGAACCTGCTTAAAGAGGCCCGGGAAAAGTCCAAATACTGGGTGTCATGTAGCAGTTCTGATAACACAGAGCTCTACTATAAGAAG GTGGGAGATGGGAACCCTCTAAGACGGTGGAGAGTGTCTGTGGAGGTGGAAGCTCCACCATCTGTAGTTTTGAACCGCGTGCTGCGAGAGCGCCACTTGTGGGATGTGGACCTGCTGCAGTGGAAAGTGTGTGAAACACTGGACAAGCAGACTGAGGTGTTTCAGTATGTCCTCAGTCACATGCCCCCTCATCCCAGCAGGAACTTTGTAGTACTCAG GTCATGGAGGACAGATTTGCCGAAAGGTGCATGTTCCCTGGTTTGTGTGTCCATAGAGCATGAGGATTGTCCTTCTGTTGGAGGGGTACGAGCTATTGTCCTGGAATCCAACTACCTGCTTGAGCCCTGTGGCTCTGGAAAGTCCAGACTAACTCACATCTGCAGATTGGACTTAAA AGGTAGGACTCCAGATTGGTACAACAAAGCCTTTGGTCACCTTTGTGCAGCGGAAGCTGCCCGGATCCGTAACTCCTTTCATCCACTCGTCACAGATGGCCCAGAGACCAAAATCTGA
- the stard13b gene encoding stAR-related lipid transfer protein 13 isoform X5, producing the protein MMKISQIEAKEACDWLRAAGFPQYAQLFEDSQFPIDITPVKRDHDFLDKDLVEPLCRRLNTLNKCASMKLEVNLPKKKSEDSDEEDLFALSDKWTFERSSKRWSRLQNTDSLQVNHRKRQPSRDGVPLRTTTSSESVLTDLSEPEVSSLHSESSGGSGHRGLSTEDSDCSNRTCSDFAAMPDSTSLTMPHIPKEIGHYASLPDKNSKTSCTRAKDFLKRMETLHSGTLGRGHKMLVIGSPVLQQEGQALKTLHCVEIINGNGGTTEPLSNKVLLSHSSSEGSSHSSGSATSTPSLKERKPHRADYKRSGMYLEDIDIFSDSQVNKVAEQNRKNEYCSYEDLVVHIPKDHKPGTFPKALSIESLSPASGVSINWHTGSMHLDSSVISHRKESRPVTQCCSRGSRISVYDNVPGSHLYASTGDLMDLEKEDLFPHLDDILMHVSGLQQIVDHWSKNVLPGGDGIVQVDSDREDTVGLQSSSQITLDFERNSVTGSQITPSEEDRDRLSLTEKESTKLRERRDSGVGASLTRPNRVRWPSFQISNRLSHSVASLQITNQSAGQLSVLQKFSLLRLTAIMEKYSMSSKHGWTWSVPKFMKRMKVPDYKDKNVFGVPLIVHVQRSGQPLPLGLQQALRYLRSQCLDQVGLFRKSGVKSRIQALRQMNENSPDDVNYEDQSAYDVADMVKQFFRDLPEPLLTSKLGETFLHIYQYVPKDLRLQAVQAAIMLMSDENREVLQTLLCFLSDVTSSVEENQMTPMNLAVCLAPSLFHLNILKKDNLSPRAMQKKYTTGRPDQKDLNENLAATQGLARMIIECNRLFEIPHEMITQSRNSYVEADLHAPTIDELCKQLEDDDGTYQTHMELRLQNLLKEAREKSKYWVSCSSSDNTELYYKKVGDGNPLRRWRVSVEVEAPPSVVLNRVLRERHLWDVDLLQWKVCETLDKQTEVFQYVLSHMPPHPSRNFVVLRSWRTDLPKGACSLVCVSIEHEDCPSVGGVRAIVLESNYLLEPCGSGKSRLTHICRLDLKGRTPDWYNKAFGHLCAAEAARIRNSFHPLVTDGPETKI; encoded by the exons ATGATGAAAATATCCC AAATTGAAGCGAAAGAGGCGTGTGACTGGCTGCGGGCAGCAGGATTTCCCCAGTATGCTCAGCTCTTTGAAG ATTCTCAGTTCCCCATTGACATCACTCCTGTGAAAAGAGATCATGACTTTCTGGATAAAGATCTAGTGGAACCTCTGTGCAG GAGACTCAACACCTTGAACAAATGTGCCTCTATGAAACTTGAAGTAAACCTTCCGAAGAAGAAA AGTGAAGACTCTGATGAAGAAGACCTGTTTGCTCTCAGTGACAAATGGACTTTTGAGAGGAGCAGCAAGCGTTGGTCCAGGTTACAGAACACTGACTCTCTGCAGGTAAACCACAGAAAGAGGCAGCCCTCCAGGGATGGCGTGCCTCTGAGAACCACCACCAGCAGTGAGAGTGTTCTGACAGACCTGAGTGAGCCAGAGGTCTCATCTTTGCACAGTGAGAGCAGTGGGGGTAGTGGTCATAGGGGCCTCAGCACAGAGGACTCTGACTGCTCCAACCGCACCTGCTCAGATTTTGCAGCAATGCCTGACTCTACATCTCTCACAATGCCTCATATCCCCAAGGAAATTGGTCACTATGCCTCACTACCTGATAAGAACAGCAAAACAAGCTGCACCCGTGCCAAAGACTTCCTTAAGCGGATGGAGACACTGCACTCCGGAACTCTGGGACGGGGTCATAAAATGTTGGTTATTGGCTCTCCAGTGCTCCAGCAGGAGGGACAGGCTTTAAAGACACTGCACTGTGTTGAGATCATAAATGGAAATGGTGGGACAACAGAACCACTGTCCAATAAAGTTCTGCTGTCCCATTCCAGTAGCGAGGGTAGCAGCCATTCTAGTGGCAGCGCTACCAGCACACCCAGCCTGAAAGAGCGTAAGCCTCATCGGGCTGACTACAAGCGCAGTGGCATGTATTTGGAGGACATAGACATCTTCTCAGATAGTCAAGTGAATAAAGTTGCAGAACAAAATCGCAAAAATGAATACTGCTCCTATGAAGACTTGGTGGTCCACATTCCCAAAGACCACAAGCCAGGAACCTTCCCTAAAGCATTGTCCATAGAGAGCCTTTCCCCAGCTAGTGGTGTCTCTATTAATTGGCACACTGGCAGCATGCACCTGGACTCCTCAGtaatttcacacagaaaggaatCCAGGCCTGTTACCCAGTGCTGTTCCAGAGGTAGCCGCATCAGTGTGTATGATAATGTTCCTGGCTCACATCTGTATGCGAGTACTGGAGACCTAATGGACCTGGAGAAAGAGGATCTGTTTCCCCACCTGGATGACATCTTGATGCATGTCAGTGGTCTACAGCAGATAGTGGATCATTGGTCAAAGAATGTGTTGCCTGGAGGAGACGGGATAGTGCAGGTCGACAGTGATAGGGAAGATACAGTAGGCCTTCAGTCCTCAAGTCAAATCACACTGGACTTTGAGAGAAATTCTGTCACAGGAAGCCAAATAACACCCAGTGAGGAGGACAGGGACAGACTGTCACTTACTGAGAAAGAATCTACCAAGCTCAGGGAAAGAAGGGACTCAGGAGTAGGTGCTTCACTCACAAGACCCAATCG AGTACGATGGCCCAGCTTCCAAATATCTAATCGCTTAAGTCATTCAGTGGCATCGCTGCAGATTACCAACCAGTCAGCAGGCCAACTAAGTGTGTTGCAGAAGTTTTCTTTGCTGCGCCTTACTGCAATCATGGAGAAGTACTCCATGTCCAGCAAGCATGGCTGGACTTG GTCTGTGCCAAAGTTCATGAAAAGAATGAAGGTACCAGACTATAAGGATAAGAACGTGTTCGGTGTGCCTCTCATAGTGCACGTGCAGCGTTCTGGACAACCTCTGCCCCTCGGCCTGCAGCAAGCCCTGCGCTACCTTAGGAGTCAGTGTCTTGACCAG GTGGGTCTCTTTCGTAAATCAGGGGTGAAGTCTCGAATTCAAGCTCTCAGGCAAATGAATGAGAACTCTCCAGACGATGTGAACTATGAGGATCAATCTGCCTATGATGTGGCGGACATGGTGAAGCAATTCTTCAGGGATTTACCTGAGCCTCTGCTGACCAGCAAGCTGGGGGAGACTTTCCTCCATATCTACCAAT ATGTGCCAAAGGACCTAAGGTTACAAGCTGTGCAGGCAGCCATTATGTTGATGTCAGATGAAAACCGAGAGGTGCTGCAGACACTGCTCTGCTTTCTAAGTGATGTCACTTCCTCTGTGGAGGAGAACCAGATGACACCCATGAACTTAGCTGTATGCCTGGCCCCATCCCTCTTCCATCTCAATATTCTAAAGAAAGACAATCTCTCACCAAG GGCCATGCAAAAGAAGTATACCACTGGCAGACCTGACCAGAAGGATCTGAATGAAAACCTTGCAGCAACACAGGGTCTTGCTCGTATGATCATAGAGTGCAACCGTCTCTTTGAG ATCCCTCATGAGATGATTACTCAGTCACGTAATTCATACGTGGAAGCTGACTTGCATGCGCCAACAATTGATGAGCTGTGCAAGCAGCTGGAAGATGATGATGGAACATACCAAACACATATGGAGCTGAGACTTCAGAACCTGCTTAAAGAGGCCCGGGAAAAGTCCAAATACTGGGTGTCATGTAGCAGTTCTGATAACACAGAGCTCTACTATAAGAAG GTGGGAGATGGGAACCCTCTAAGACGGTGGAGAGTGTCTGTGGAGGTGGAAGCTCCACCATCTGTAGTTTTGAACCGCGTGCTGCGAGAGCGCCACTTGTGGGATGTGGACCTGCTGCAGTGGAAAGTGTGTGAAACACTGGACAAGCAGACTGAGGTGTTTCAGTATGTCCTCAGTCACATGCCCCCTCATCCCAGCAGGAACTTTGTAGTACTCAG GTCATGGAGGACAGATTTGCCGAAAGGTGCATGTTCCCTGGTTTGTGTGTCCATAGAGCATGAGGATTGTCCTTCTGTTGGAGGGGTACGAGCTATTGTCCTGGAATCCAACTACCTGCTTGAGCCCTGTGGCTCTGGAAAGTCCAGACTAACTCACATCTGCAGATTGGACTTAAA AGGTAGGACTCCAGATTGGTACAACAAAGCCTTTGGTCACCTTTGTGCAGCGGAAGCTGCCCGGATCCGTAACTCCTTTCATCCACTCGTCACAGATGGCCCAGAGACCAAAATCTGA